The Littorina saxatilis isolate snail1 linkage group LG13, US_GU_Lsax_2.0, whole genome shotgun sequence genome contains a region encoding:
- the LOC138945755 gene encoding uncharacterized protein, with the protein MMLRTIASRSLIGTASSQLHHLLLRMPSCVSVATQQPHRCCKDDSKQKNRGKNSKNKNTEERTSTKASGPAVNLLERDLQDILSKQHPMEKIQGRSTLQSRMDLLLSLGCTMEQIQRRVQVLNLSEQIILKRATLLKDLNRSPITVSLLLSTRQVTMEQLVKHLQLKDEADKALCTVLRCSATELVELKAQHPSLERVRNVRAEEIFEKEKLLLQYGITTQEIRDFPGILKTKTQFLQERLDTLTRLREKGKLRFERYPLFTLADRTRTFDQRVKNALVGRREIDGSHISLEVVAERLGATPKDVEDASFNFLKLSPSKVIEKIDYFLEQGISKQEILSHIYIMRYRQNRIVEAVKQSKIVSGGTPSIYIILSFLRSGRLPRRSFVVSRQRTYVAMLLGVNKSVLPLVETRPLWSSDRIQIKRNYDFLLSQGFSVEDILSCVILLAHDPDCLKRYYRGLWERPEVDGYGEDEAWKDKKKVLALLQYVIERDMNFTSIVFVADVEYEHGSAIKDESHDLKRSS; encoded by the exons ATGATGCTGAGAACCATCGCAAGCAGATCACTGATTGGAACGGCCAGTTCCCAGCTCCATCATCTGTTGCTAAGGATGCCTAGTTGTGTTTCCGTGGCAACACAGCAGCCCCACCGCTGCTGCAAAGATGACAGCAAGCAGAAAAACCGAGGCAAAAACTCcaagaacaaaaacacagaAGAAAGAACATCTACTAAGGCGAGTGGACCGGCAGTGAACTTG CTGGAGAGAGACCTACAGGACATCCTGTCCAAGCAGCACCCGATGGAGAAGATCCAGGGGCGGAGCACTCTCCAGAGTCGCATGGACCTGCTGCTCTCCCTTGGCTGCACCATGGAGCAGATCCAGCGTCGAGTGCAGGTGCTCAACCTGTCTGAACAGATCATCCTCAAACGCGCCACTCTACTCAAG GACCTGAATCGTTCCCCAATCACAGTGAGCCTCCTGCTGTCCACAAGGCAGGTGACGATGGAACAGCTGGTCAAGCATCTCCAGCTCAAGGACGAAGCGGACAAGGCTTTGTGCACAGTTCTGCGTTGCTCGGCAACAGAGCTGGTGGAGCTGAAAGCTCAGCATCCTTCCTTGGAACGAGTGCGCAACGTGAGGGCTGAGGAAATTTTTGAGAAGGAGAAGCTGCTGCTTCAGTACGGCATCACCACGCAAGAAATCCGAGACTTCCCCGGCATTCTAAAGACAAAAACTCAATTCCTGCAGGAGAGGTTGGACACCCTGACACGGTTACGAGAGAAAGGGAAGCTTCGGTTTGAACGTTACCCCCTCTTTACCCTTGCAGATCGTACACGCACATTTGACCAACGCGTCAAGAACGCACTGGTGGGGAGAAGGGAGATTGACGGCTCGCACATAAGTTTGGAAGTGGTCGCTGAGCGACTTGGCGCCACCCCGAAAGATGTCGAAGATGCCAGCTTCAACTTTTTGAAGCTCAGTCCATCCAAAGTGATAGAAAAGATAGATTATTTTCTGGAGCAGGGAATTTCCAAGCAAGAGATCCTTAGCCACATCTACATCATGCGGTACCGACAAAACCGCATTGTGGAAGCTGTAAAACAGAGTAAAATTGTCAGTGGCGGAACCCCCAGCATTTACATCATTCTCAGCTTTCTGCGCTCCGGACGACTTCCCAGGAGGAGCTTTGTGGTCAGTCGTCAGCGTACGTACGTCGCAATGCTCCTCGGAGTCAACAAGTCTGTACTCCCCCTCGTTGAAACCCGCCCGCTTTGGTCGTCCGACAGAATCCAAATTAAACGCAACTATGATTTCCTTTTGTCTCAAGGCTTCAGCGTTGAAGATATTTTGAGTTGCGTGATTCTGTTGGCACATGACCCTGACTGTTTGAAGCGCTATTACCGAGGATTGTGGGAACGTCCAGAAGTTGACGGGTATGGAGAAGACGAAGCGTGGAAAGATAAGAAGAAAGTTTTGGCACTACTGCAGTACGTCATCGAGCGAGACATGAATTTCACATCCATTGTTTTCGTCGCGGATGTGGAGTATGAGCACGGATCAGCTATCAAGGATGAGTCGCATGATTTGAAACGTTCGTCTTAA
- the LOC138946147 gene encoding LOW QUALITY PROTEIN: RNA-binding protein FUS-like (The sequence of the model RefSeq protein was modified relative to this genomic sequence to represent the inferred CDS: substituted 9 bases at 9 genomic stop codons) yields the protein MAANISVVESDLGEGRYKGYNESKGXNESKGYNESKGYNESKGXNESKGYNESKGYNESKGXNESKGYNESKGYNENKGXNESKGYNESKGHNESKGXNESKGYNESKGHNESKGYNESKGHNESKGXNESKGHNESKGYNESKGYNENKGXNESKGXNESKGXNESKGYNESKGHNESKGYNESKGYNESKG from the exons ATGGCTGCTAATATATCAGTGGTGGAAAGTGACCTTGGGGAAGGTCGATA TAAAGGATACAATGAAAGTAAaggataaaatgaaagtaaaggATACAATGAAAGTAAAGGATACAATGAAAGTAAaggataaaatgaaagtaaaggATACAATGAAAGTAAAGGATACAATGAAAGTAAaggataaaatgaaagtaaaggATACAATGAAAGTAAAGGATACAATGAAAATAAaggataaaatgaaagtaaaggTTACAATGAAAGTAAAGGACACAATGAAAGTAAaggataaaatgaaagtaaaggATACAATGAAAGTAAAGGACACAATGAAAGTAAAGGATACAATGAAAGTAAAGGACACAATGAAAGTAAaggataaaatgaaagtaaaggACACAATGAAAGTAAAGGATACAATGAAAGTAAAGGATACAATGAAAATAAaggataaaatgaaagtaaaggataaaatgaaagtaaaggataaaatgaaagtaaaggATACAATGAAAGTAAAGGACACAATGAAAGTAAAGGATACAATGAAAGTAAAGGATACAATGAAAGTAAaggataa